Genomic window (Rathayibacter sp. VKM Ac-2760):
GCCCCTCCGCATGCCGCTGTCCGCCGCCGCCCTCGCCACGATCCTCGACGAGTCGCTCCTCACCGGCGCCGTCCTCACCGGCCGCGCGAGCAACCTCGGCAACCTCCGCCGCCTGGCCGCTCGCGAGCCCGCCCACCTCTACGGCGTCGACGTCGCCGAGCACTGGGACGTCGAGAGCCTGCTCGCCCTGATGGGGGAGCGGGTCGGCATCAGCACCGACCCCGCCTTCGAGGACGGGCAGGACCGGATCGACGCCGCGCTCACCGTCGCCGCGCTCGACGCGTACCGCGACCGCTTCGCCCGCGCCGTCCGCGAGGGTGCGCTGATCCTCTTCGCCACCGCGCACCCCGCGACCCTGCTGGACGTCTACCGCCGGCTCGCCGCGGCCGCGACGGACGCGGGTGCCCGGGTGATCGACGTGAACGCCCTCCCGTTCGCGCGCCCCGACGGCATCCGCGTCACCCTGGCCGACGAGCACGAGCGGCTGTGGTGCACCGGCGGAGTCAGCTGCGCCTACCGCGGCGGCAGCCTCCAGCACACCCACTCGGCCGAGCCGATGAACGCCCTGCTCGACGAGCTCGAGGCGCTCGGGATCCGCCCCGACCTCGTCGTCGCCGACCACGGCTGGGCGGGCGCGGCCGGGCGGCGCGGGCTCGCGACGATCGCGATCGCCGACTGCAACGACCCGGCGGTCTTCGTCGCCGAGGCGCAGGGCTCGATCGAGGTGGTCGTGCCGATCGACGACGGGCTCGCCGTGCACCTCTACGAGCCCGTGATCGCCTACCTCCTGGACGCCCTCGCCGCCACCTCCGAGCCGGCTCCGACCTCGGACTCGTAGAATCGCCTACGGCTCGTCAGGATCCCGTGATCCGGCGAGCCGTACGCGTTCCCGCGAGCCCGAGGTCAGTCCTCGCCACCACTTCCCAGACGGAGCATCCGTGACCCAGCCCCAGGACGGCCTTCTGCCGCGCTTCGCCGTCGGCGTCGACATCGGCGGCACCTCGATCAAGGCCTCCCTCGTCGACGTGACCACCGGCGAGCGCGCCGCCCGCCGCTTCGCCGTCGCCAACCCGGCCGGCAAGGAGCCCGAGGACTTCGCCGCCGCCATCGCCGGCATCGTCCGCGACGTCTCGCCGATCGCGGGCACCCCGGTCGGCGTCGGCTTCCCCGGCATCGTCCGCGGCGGCATCGTGCGCCAGACCACCCACGTCTCGCAGCGCTGGGTCGGGATCGACGCGCAGGCCCTGCTGTCCGAGGCGACCGGCGTCGACGTGGTCGTCGTCAACGACGCGGATGCGGCCGGTGTCGCCGAGCGCGAGTTCGGCGCGATGCGCGACCGCGAGGGGCTGTGCCTGCTCACCACGCTCGGCACCGGCATCGGCACCGCGCTGGTCTACGAGGGCGAGGTCATCCCCAACTCCGAGCTCGGCCACGTGCACATCGACGGACCCGACTTCGAGCCGCGCGTCGGCTTCTCCGCCGTCCGCCGCGAGGGCATCACCCTCGAGGAGTGGGCCGGGCGCCTGAACGTCTACTACCGGCACCTCGAGATGCTGCTCTCGCCGCAGCTCTTCGTGATCGGCGGAGCGGCCGCGCACGTCTTCGACGAGTTCGCCCGCTTCCTCGACCTCGGCACCGAGATCGTCTCCGCGCGCTTCGGCAACGACGCCGGCTTCACCGGCGCCGCCATGGTCGCCGTCTCGCCGGACCGCCTCGCCCCCTGGTACCGCTCCACCCGCGGCGCCCACTTCGACCCGGGCACCCCGGCCATCGCCGACTGACCGCCTTCGGAGGAGCCGCGCAGCGGCGCCTCTTTGTTGGTCGAGTAGCCGCGCAGCGGCGTATCGAGACCCGCCCTCCGAACGACGGTGGATCTCGATACGCCCTCTGCGAGGGCTACTCGATCAGCATGATGCAGACGCCCTCTGCGAGGGTTGCTCGATCAGCATGATGCGCACGCCCTCTACGAGGGCTGCTCGATCAGCAGGGGGTCGGCGCGCCCTCGCAGCAGGCCGCGGTACACCGCGTCGAGCCGCGCCGCCGCCGCCGCCCAGCTGTGGGCCGCCGCCCACGCCGTGCCGCCGCGGCCGAGCCGCGCGCGCTCCGCGTCGTCGGCCAGCAGGCGGCGGATCTCCGCCGCCCACGCCTCCGGGTCGCCCGAGTCGATCAGCACGCCGCTCTCCCCGTCGCGCACCGCGTCGACCAGCCCGGTCGTCCGCCGCGCCAGCACGGGCGTCGCGCTCGCCGCCGCCTCGAGCGCGATCAGCCCGAACGTCTCCGCCGCCGAGGGCACCAGCGCGATCCGCGCCTCCCGGAGCAGCACCGCCGCCCGGGCGCGATCTGCGACGCCCTCGAACCGCACCCACTCGTCCGCGCCGAGCTCTCGCACCGCGGCGCGCACCTCCTCGAGGTACCCCTCGCGCCCCGGCGCCGGCCCGCCCGCCAGCCGCAGCAGCGGCCGCTCGGCCCGGGGGATCCGCGCCAGCGCCTGCACGGCGAGCCGCTGCCCCTTGAGCGGCTGCACCCGCCCGAGCAGCACGATCTCGTGCGCGCGCTCGTCAGCTCCCGGCGAGAACCGCGCATCCACCCCCGGCGGCACGACGACCACCCGTGCCGCCTCCACCCCGTACCCGTCGACGACGTCCGCCCGCTCCGACGCCCCCGCGACCACCACCGCGTCCGCCGACGCGAGCACCGAGCGCTCGGCGCGGATCCGCTCCTCCGGCTCCCGCACATCGCCCGGCACGAGCCGCACGTTCTTCGCGAGCGAGTTCGAGTGCATCGAGTGCACGTGCGGCGCCCCGGTCAGCGCCCCCGCCAGACCCGAGACCCAGTAGTGCGAGTGCACGACGTCCGCGCCCTCGGCCGCCGCGGCGAACGCGGGGGCGGAGGCGGCGAGCGCGTACTTGTCCGCCGCCTCGACCGGCACGCCGACCACCGTCACCCCCGGCGCGAGGCGCTGCTCGCCCTCGCCGCGCGTGAGCACGGTGACCTCCCAGCCGAGTGCCGCGAGCTCGGGCAGCACCCCGGCGAGGTAGACGTTCATCCCGCCCGCCTCGCCGGTCGAGGGCTGCTCGAGGGGGGAGGTGTGCGCCGAGACGATGGACAGGCGGGGCATCCGTCCATCGTAGGAGCGCCCGCCGCGGCCACGGATCCCGCCCCGCGGCTCCCGGCGCCCTCGGAATCGGGTTGAATGGACGGATGCGCTCCGGTCGGTGCGCGGAGAGCGTGAGGTCCATGGCCCGCCAGAGTCCCCCCGAAGAGGTGCTGCCCCCGTCGGCCGCGCCCGGGACCGAGGGCCGAGAGCCCTTCAGCGAGCAGGACGTCCGCGGTCTCGTCGGCTCGGCCGCCCTCGACAAGGGCGTCGCCTACGCCGACGAGGGCCGCGTCGCCGAGCTGCAGTGGTTCGGCGGCCGCACCCGCCTCTTCGGCCAGGTCCGCGGCTCCGGCCGCTCGCCCTACGCGGTGAGCGTGCAGCTGCGCGACGAAGGCGACCACTCGCTCCTGCTCGGCGGCGCCTGCAGCTGCCCGGTCAAGCACGAGTGCAAGCACGTCGCCGCGGTGCTGATCGAGGCGCTGCGCCGCGAGCGCGAGGGTGCCCTGAGCGGCCCGTTCCCCGGCGAGACGGCCGTCGACGCGGTCCCGGAGTGGCGCAGCGCGCTCGCCCCGCTGCTGGCCGGCGCCGAGCGCTCGCACTCCGGCATCCCGCTCGGCCTGCAGTTCGAGCTGCTGCCCGGCGAGCCCGTGCGCCGCCCGCCCGGCCGCTACAACAGCTACCGGCCGCCGCCCGAGCCGCGCCCGCGCCTCGGCGTCCGCCCGGTGCGGATGGGCGACCGCGACCGCTGGGTCCGCACCGGCACCAGCTGGCGCGACCTCGGCTACCTGCACTACAGCCACGACTACGACGAGCGCCAGATCGACGTCGTGCGCGAGATGCAGGGCCTGCTCTCCGGGCACAGCGCCTCGAGCTACTACTCGCCCGACACCTGGCTCTACCTCGACCAGTGCCGGAGCGAGGCGATCTGGGCGGCCCTGCACGGCGCCGTCCGCGCGGGCATCGGCCTGGTGATGGGCGACCGCGACCAGTCGCCGCTGCGGATCCTCGACACCACCGCGACCGCGTCCATCGACGTCACCCGCACCGCGGGCGGCCTCGAGCTGCGCTCGCTCGTCGCGATCGGCGACCGCCCGGCGCCCGAGCACTTCGGCTTCATCGGCGATCCCGCCGTCGGCCTCTACACCTGGGACGAGGGCGACGAGCTGCGCGGCAAGGCCGTCACGCTCGTGCCGTTCGCCGCCCCGCTGGTCTCCTCCGCGCGCACCTTCCTCTGGAGCAGCGAGCCCATCCGCATCCCGGAGCAGGAGGAGTCGGCGTTCCTCACCGAGCACTACCAGCGCCTGCACCGCCTCTTCGACATCGTCTCGCGCGACGGCTCCTTCGAGGCGCCGCCCGTCCCCGAGCCCCGGCTCGGCCTGACCCTCGAGCACACCGAGGGCGCGGGCCTGCGCGGCTCCTGGTGGTGGCGCTACGGCATCGAGGGCGGGCGCGGCACCGAGGCCGAGCGCCTCCCGCTGCGGTTGGACGACGAGTCCGGCTACCGCGACGCCGAGGCCGAGCAGCGGATCCTCGACTCGCTCGCCGGCGCCGGCATCGACCCGGAGTCCACGCCCGCCCTGGTCTCGCCCTCGAGCCGACGGCTCCGCCCGACCTTCGACCTGCGCGGCATGCAGACCGTCGGCTTCCTCACCGGCGAGGTCGAGCGCCTGCGCGAGCTCGGCACCGTCGAGATCGAGGAGATCGGCCAGCGCGTCGAGTACCGCGAGGCCGAGACGGCTCCGGTCGTCGCCGTGCAGACCGTCGCCCAGCCCGACAGCCGCGACTGGTTCAACCTCGAGATCTCGGTCACGGTCAACGACGAGGCGGTCCCGCTCGCCGAGATCTTCCTCGCCCTGGCCCGCGGCGACGAGTACATGGTGCTGCCGAGCGGCGTCTACTTCGCCCTGGACGACGAGCGCTTCGGCCGCCTCCGCGAGCTGATCGCCGAGGCGCGCGAGCTCTCCGACGACCCGAGCGAGACGCTCCGGATCAGCCGCTTCCAGTCCTCGCTCTGGGACGAGCTGGTCGAGCTCGGCGTCGTCGAGGCGCAGGCCGCCGCCTGGCGCCGCTCGGTCGAGGGCCTCTCCGGCTTCACCGCGACCGGCGCCCTCGAGTCGCGCGCCCTGCCCGAGGGCTTCGCCGTCGAGCTGCGGCCCTACCAGCAGCTCGGCTACGACTGGCTCTCCTTCCTCTACGACAACCAGCTCGGCGGCGTCCTCGCCGACGACATGGGCCTCGGGAAGACGGTCCAGTCGCTCGCGCTGGTCACCCGGGTGATGCAGGAGCAGCGCGCGGCCGCCGCGAGCGCCGGCACCTCGCCGCGTCCGTTCCTCGTCGTCGCCCCGACGAGCGTCGTGCCCAACTGGGTCGGCGAGGCCAAGCGCTTCGCACCGGGCCTGCGCGTGGTCGGCGTCGACGAGACCTCGAAGAAGAAGCGCAAGGCGCTGTCGACGATGATCGGCGAGGCCGAGCTGGTCGTCACCTCCTACGCCCTGTTCCGCCTCGACTACGAGTCCTACGCCGGCATCCAGTGGTCGGGCTTCCTGCTCGACGAGGCGCAGTTCGTCAAGAACCGCCAGTCGGCCACCCATCAGCTCGCGCGGCGCCTCGACGTGCCGTTCAAGCTCGCCATCACGGGCACCCCGATGGAGAACAACGTGATGGAGCTGTGGTCGCTGCTCTCGATCGTCGCTCCGGGCCTCTTCCCCTCGCCGGCCGGCTTCGCCGAGTACTACCAGAAGCCGATCGAGCGCGACGCCGACACCGAGCGCCTCAGCCAGCTGCGCCGCCGGATCCGCCCGCTGATGCTCCGCCGCACCAAGGAGCTCGTCGCCACCGAGCTGCCGCCCAAGCAGGAGCAGACCATCGAGGTCGAGCTCGGCGCGCGCCAGCGCAAGGTCTACGACACCTACCTGGCGCGCGAGCGGCAGCGCGTGCTCGGCCTGATCGGCGACTTCGAGAAGAACCGCTTCGCGATCTTCCGCGCGCTCACCGTGCTCCGCCAGGTCGCGCTCGACGCGGCCCTGGTCGACGAGGCGCACGCGACCGTGCCGTCGACCAAGCTCGACCTGCTCGACGAGCTGCTCGCCGATGCGCTCGCCGAGGGCCACCGGGTGCTGGTGTTCAGCCAGTTCACCCGATTCCTCGGCCGGGTGCGCGGGCGCCTGGACAAGGCGGGCATCGAGTACGCCTACCTCGACGGCGCGACGAAGAAGCGCGACGAGGTGATCGACCGCTTCCGCTCCGGCGAGGCGGGCGTCTTCCTCATCTCGCTCAAGGCGGGCGGCTTCGGCCTCAACCTCACCGAGGCCGACTACTGCATCCTGCTCGACCCGTGGTGGAACCCGGCGACCGAGTCGCAGGCCGTGGACCGCGCCCATCGCATCGGCCAGACCCGCTCGGTGATGGTCTACCGCCTCGTCGCGAAGGACACCATCGAGGAGAAGGTGATGGCGCTCAAGGAGGCGAAGGCCGCCCTGTTCGCGGCCGTCATGTCCGACGACGGCGCGGCGGCGACCGGCGGCATCACCGCGGAGGACGTCCGGGAGCTGCTGGGCTGAGACGGGGCCGTCGCGGGTCCGGTCAGCAGGCCGGATCCGCGAGCGCCTTGACGAACGCGCCGGTCTGGTAGACGTACTCGTAGGCCCAGTCGCCGAAGGTGTACGGCTCGCCGGAGGACACCATCGACAGCTCGCCGTCGAAGCAGCGGCCGAGCAGCAGCCGCGCCCGCGCGATGTGCGGGGTCTGCGTGATGACGACGACGCTGTCCCAGCCGTCCGTGCGCGCGTCGTCGGCGAGCGCGCGCGCCTCGCCCTGGGTCGTGCCGGGGTCGGCGGTGAAGCAGACCACGTCCATGTCCGGCTCGTCGCAGGCGACGACGTCGTTCTCGCCCGGAGCCGCG
Coding sequences:
- a CDS encoding glycosyltransferase, with protein sequence MPRLSIVSAHTSPLEQPSTGEAGGMNVYLAGVLPELAALGWEVTVLTRGEGEQRLAPGVTVVGVPVEAADKYALAASAPAFAAAAEGADVVHSHYWVSGLAGALTGAPHVHSMHSNSLAKNVRLVPGDVREPEERIRAERSVLASADAVVVAGASERADVVDGYGVEAARVVVVPPGVDARFSPGADERAHEIVLLGRVQPLKGQRLAVQALARIPRAERPLLRLAGGPAPGREGYLEEVRAAVRELGADEWVRFEGVADRARAAVLLREARIALVPSAAETFGLIALEAAASATPVLARRTTGLVDAVRDGESGVLIDSGDPEAWAAEIRRLLADDAERARLGRGGTAWAAAHSWAAAAARLDAVYRGLLRGRADPLLIEQPS
- a CDS encoding phosphatase yields the protein MPLSAAALATILDESLLTGAVLTGRASNLGNLRRLAAREPAHLYGVDVAEHWDVESLLALMGERVGISTDPAFEDGQDRIDAALTVAALDAYRDRFARAVREGALILFATAHPATLLDVYRRLAAAATDAGARVIDVNALPFARPDGIRVTLADEHERLWCTGGVSCAYRGGSLQHTHSAEPMNALLDELEALGIRPDLVVADHGWAGAAGRRGLATIAIADCNDPAVFVAEAQGSIEVVVPIDDGLAVHLYEPVIAYLLDALAATSEPAPTSDS
- a CDS encoding ROK family protein, translated to MTQPQDGLLPRFAVGVDIGGTSIKASLVDVTTGERAARRFAVANPAGKEPEDFAAAIAGIVRDVSPIAGTPVGVGFPGIVRGGIVRQTTHVSQRWVGIDAQALLSEATGVDVVVVNDADAAGVAEREFGAMRDREGLCLLTTLGTGIGTALVYEGEVIPNSELGHVHIDGPDFEPRVGFSAVRREGITLEEWAGRLNVYYRHLEMLLSPQLFVIGGAAAHVFDEFARFLDLGTEIVSARFGNDAGFTGAAMVAVSPDRLAPWYRSTRGAHFDPGTPAIAD
- a CDS encoding DEAD/DEAH box helicase: MARQSPPEEVLPPSAAPGTEGREPFSEQDVRGLVGSAALDKGVAYADEGRVAELQWFGGRTRLFGQVRGSGRSPYAVSVQLRDEGDHSLLLGGACSCPVKHECKHVAAVLIEALRREREGALSGPFPGETAVDAVPEWRSALAPLLAGAERSHSGIPLGLQFELLPGEPVRRPPGRYNSYRPPPEPRPRLGVRPVRMGDRDRWVRTGTSWRDLGYLHYSHDYDERQIDVVREMQGLLSGHSASSYYSPDTWLYLDQCRSEAIWAALHGAVRAGIGLVMGDRDQSPLRILDTTATASIDVTRTAGGLELRSLVAIGDRPAPEHFGFIGDPAVGLYTWDEGDELRGKAVTLVPFAAPLVSSARTFLWSSEPIRIPEQEESAFLTEHYQRLHRLFDIVSRDGSFEAPPVPEPRLGLTLEHTEGAGLRGSWWWRYGIEGGRGTEAERLPLRLDDESGYRDAEAEQRILDSLAGAGIDPESTPALVSPSSRRLRPTFDLRGMQTVGFLTGEVERLRELGTVEIEEIGQRVEYREAETAPVVAVQTVAQPDSRDWFNLEISVTVNDEAVPLAEIFLALARGDEYMVLPSGVYFALDDERFGRLRELIAEARELSDDPSETLRISRFQSSLWDELVELGVVEAQAAAWRRSVEGLSGFTATGALESRALPEGFAVELRPYQQLGYDWLSFLYDNQLGGVLADDMGLGKTVQSLALVTRVMQEQRAAAASAGTSPRPFLVVAPTSVVPNWVGEAKRFAPGLRVVGVDETSKKKRKALSTMIGEAELVVTSYALFRLDYESYAGIQWSGFLLDEAQFVKNRQSATHQLARRLDVPFKLAITGTPMENNVMELWSLLSIVAPGLFPSPAGFAEYYQKPIERDADTERLSQLRRRIRPLMLRRTKELVATELPPKQEQTIEVELGARQRKVYDTYLARERQRVLGLIGDFEKNRFAIFRALTVLRQVALDAALVDEAHATVPSTKLDLLDELLADALAEGHRVLVFSQFTRFLGRVRGRLDKAGIEYAYLDGATKKRDEVIDRFRSGEAGVFLISLKAGGFGLNLTEADYCILLDPWWNPATESQAVDRAHRIGQTRSVMVYRLVAKDTIEEKVMALKEAKAALFAAVMSDDGAAATGGITAEDVRELLG
- a CDS encoding YdcF family protein, which gives rise to MGRAGLRARRLGVGALAALVLMLVAGIPVYVLPPIDPVPAHADAVLVLGPPTRARTELGRDLVEAGVADTLVISVWASDLAAAPGENDVVACDEPDMDVVCFTADPGTTQGEARALADDARTDGWDSVVVITQTPHIARARLLLGRCFDGELSMVSSGEPYTFGDWAYEYVYQTGAFVKALADPAC